One segment of Acidimicrobiales bacterium DNA contains the following:
- a CDS encoding cyclic nucleotide-binding domain-containing protein has protein sequence MFGRKSKGDAEWLAGVGFFRDFDADELTRVAALAQEVDAERNAELMEQGRMGDVCYVVVEGDAGVYISGEHVATLHEGSMVGEMALVGHVPRNATVVAETPMVLAAFDRESFHRLLDDMPKAKERVLELLNSRLRG, from the coding sequence ATGTTCGGCAGGAAGAGCAAGGGTGACGCCGAGTGGCTCGCCGGTGTCGGCTTCTTCAGAGACTTCGACGCCGATGAGCTGACACGGGTCGCGGCACTGGCTCAGGAGGTCGATGCCGAGCGCAACGCCGAGCTCATGGAGCAGGGGCGGATGGGCGACGTCTGCTACGTCGTCGTCGAGGGCGACGCCGGCGTCTACATCAGTGGCGAGCACGTGGCCACGCTCCACGAGGGTTCGATGGTGGGCGAGATGGCTCTCGTGGGCCACGTTCCGCGCAACGCCACCGTGGTCGCCGAGACACCGATGGTGCTCGCCGCGTTCGACCGCGAGTCGTTCCACCGGCTGCTCGACGACATGCCCAAGGCCAAGGAGCGGGTGCTCGAGCTGCTCAACTCCCGCCTCAGGGGCTGA
- a CDS encoding acetyl-CoA acetyltransferase gives MTTGPDSLDPRTPVIIGVGQIDVPEGEVDPTIEPIDLAELAVRTAARDTGSEEILAHADAVRVVAILSWRYPDPGAVIAGRVGAPSAATAVSPMGGNSPQMLVNRSALDIAAGRHDVVVIAGAEAWRTRQAFRRDGTNPPWAPLDESTAPAPVLGAEMEMSHPAELARGMAMPVNAYPIIETAVRSNAGRSPADHLHHIGSLWARFSDVAATNPHAAVHERFSAERLITPAADNRWVGYPYTKWLCSNDRVDQSAALIMCSAGRAEALGVPRERWVFPWAGTDTSEPTMSLRQDLDRSPAIRIGGRRALEMADLDIDDVAHIDLYSCFSSAVQIGARELGIALDRQLSVTGGLTFAGGPQNNYVTHSIATMVGVLRDDPGSVGLCTANGGLISKHSFGLYSTTPPAGGFRHESPQAEVDLAPHRDVITDHHGPATIEAYTVMHTRDGEPATLMAAALTPDGHRAWATSDDPELMAHAVAEELCGREAAVEDSGRLRLP, from the coding sequence ATGACCACAGGACCAGACTCGCTCGACCCCCGCACCCCGGTCATCATCGGTGTGGGCCAGATCGATGTGCCCGAAGGCGAGGTCGACCCCACCATCGAACCGATCGACCTCGCCGAGTTGGCGGTGCGCACAGCGGCGCGCGACACCGGCAGCGAAGAGATCCTCGCCCATGCCGACGCGGTGCGGGTGGTGGCGATCCTGTCCTGGCGCTACCCCGACCCTGGTGCGGTCATCGCTGGACGGGTCGGCGCTCCGAGCGCGGCCACCGCCGTGTCGCCGATGGGCGGCAACAGTCCGCAGATGCTGGTGAACCGCTCGGCGCTCGACATCGCCGCCGGACGCCACGATGTGGTGGTGATCGCCGGGGCCGAGGCCTGGCGCACCCGCCAGGCGTTCCGCCGCGACGGCACCAACCCGCCCTGGGCACCCCTGGACGAGTCGACCGCACCGGCGCCCGTGCTCGGCGCGGAGATGGAGATGAGCCATCCCGCCGAGCTGGCACGGGGCATGGCCATGCCGGTGAACGCCTACCCGATCATCGAGACGGCGGTGCGCTCCAACGCCGGGCGCTCCCCGGCCGACCACCTCCACCACATCGGGTCGTTGTGGGCCCGCTTCAGCGATGTGGCTGCCACCAACCCCCATGCCGCCGTGCACGAGCGCTTCTCGGCCGAGCGGCTCATCACCCCCGCCGCGGACAACCGGTGGGTCGGCTACCCCTACACGAAGTGGCTGTGTTCGAACGACCGGGTCGACCAGTCGGCGGCGCTGATCATGTGCTCGGCCGGGCGGGCCGAGGCCCTCGGCGTTCCACGCGAGCGTTGGGTGTTCCCGTGGGCGGGCACCGACACCTCCGAACCAACGATGTCGCTGCGCCAGGACCTGGACCGGTCGCCTGCCATTCGCATCGGCGGACGGCGGGCGCTCGAGATGGCCGACCTCGACATCGACGACGTGGCCCACATCGACCTGTACTCGTGCTTCTCCTCGGCGGTGCAGATCGGCGCGCGCGAGCTGGGAATCGCGCTCGACCGCCAGCTCAGCGTGACAGGGGGGCTCACCTTCGCGGGTGGGCCGCAAAACAACTACGTCACCCACTCGATCGCCACCATGGTCGGGGTGCTTCGCGACGACCCCGGGTCGGTCGGGCTCTGCACCGCCAACGGCGGGCTCATCTCCAAGCACTCGTTCGGGCTCTACTCCACCACCCCGCCTGCTGGCGGGTTCCGCCACGAGTCACCCCAGGCCGAGGTCGACCTCGCACCCCACCGCGACGTGATCACCGACCATCACGGGCCTGCGACCATCGAGGCCTACACGGTGATGCACACCCGCGACGGCGAGCCGGCCACGCTCATGGCCGCGGCCCTCACCCCCGACGGCCACCGGGCCTGGGCCACCAGCGACGACCCCGAGCTGATGGCCCACGCAGTCGCCGAAGAGCTGTGCGGCCGCGAGGCGGCAGTCGAGGACTCCGGTCGGCTGCGGCTGCCCTGA
- the prmC gene encoding peptide chain release factor N(5)-glutamine methyltransferase codes for MVDGGDTTPWRDLLAEATDRLTEAGFASPGVDARRIVERATGTNGAEYALVLDAPSTERGVGFFDLMLERRLIGEPLQYVVGQWGFRTLDLFVDRRVLIPRPETEEVVEQALAELDRVTVADPSLRSAPVLDLGTGSGAIALSFAAERDQVEVWAVERSAGAAAVARANLAGLGTAATRVRIVEGSWFEPLPSDLEGRFGVIVANPPYVAPHDPLPPEVADWEPVEALIPGPTGLEAIEHLVPEALGWLAPGASLVVELAPDQADHAVDLARESGYEGARARPDLSGRLRMLVARAPG; via the coding sequence GTGGTTGATGGTGGTGACACCACGCCGTGGCGGGATCTGCTGGCCGAGGCCACCGACCGCCTGACCGAGGCCGGGTTCGCGTCCCCCGGGGTCGACGCCCGACGCATCGTCGAGCGAGCAACCGGGACCAACGGTGCCGAGTACGCCCTCGTGCTCGACGCGCCCTCCACCGAGCGCGGCGTCGGCTTCTTCGATCTCATGCTCGAGCGGCGCCTGATCGGTGAGCCGTTGCAGTACGTGGTCGGCCAGTGGGGCTTCCGCACCCTCGATCTGTTCGTCGACCGGCGGGTCCTCATCCCCCGACCCGAGACCGAGGAGGTCGTCGAGCAGGCGCTGGCCGAGCTCGACCGGGTGACGGTGGCCGATCCGTCGCTGCGATCGGCTCCGGTGCTCGACCTGGGGACCGGCTCGGGGGCGATCGCCCTGTCCTTCGCCGCCGAGCGCGACCAGGTCGAGGTCTGGGCGGTCGAGCGGTCGGCCGGCGCAGCCGCGGTGGCCCGGGCCAACCTCGCCGGACTCGGAACGGCCGCGACCCGGGTCCGCATCGTCGAGGGCTCGTGGTTCGAACCGCTGCCGAGCGACCTCGAGGGCCGGTTCGGGGTCATCGTCGCCAACCCCCCGTACGTGGCCCCCCACGACCCGCTGCCGCCCGAGGTGGCCGACTGGGAACCGGTCGAGGCGCTGATCCCCGGACCGACCGGATTGGAGGCGATCGAGCACCTCGTCCCCGAGGCCCTCGGCTGGCTGGCGCCCGGTGCCAGCCTGGTGGTCGAGCTGGCCCCCGACCAGGCCGACCACGCCGTGGACCTGGCCCGCGAGAGCGGCTACGAGGGGGCCAGGGCGCGACCCGATCTGAGCGGACGGCTGCGGATGTTGGTGGCCCGTGCCCCGGGCTGA
- a CDS encoding phosphotransferase, protein MITTPEEVDASWLTGALRDSGAVVDAEVVSFTAEPVGTGQVGHNVRFTLTYDRSEPTAPTTVVAKFPSPDEKSRATGVAVGTYEKEARFYRDLARTVDIAIPFCHRVELDEETRLSTLVFEDLAPAEQGDQIAGCTVEEAVLVVDQMPALHAPLWGDPALTDIGWLPPPSGDSARGIAELYSALWPGFVERFGDRMSTELHELGARFGDSLAGWASRRGAGPLTLVHGDFRLDNILFGAGAGGDRAVTVVDWQTVAVGVGPEDLSYFLGAGLVPELRRTVEEDLVRRYHEGLLERGVEGYSWDECWDDYRRFAFSGLQMAVVASMIVRADERGDAMFLTMAERHTSQALELGAEEFLTGP, encoded by the coding sequence ATGATCACCACACCGGAGGAAGTCGACGCGAGCTGGCTCACCGGCGCGCTCCGAGACTCGGGCGCCGTCGTCGACGCCGAGGTGGTGTCGTTCACCGCCGAACCCGTCGGCACCGGCCAGGTGGGCCACAACGTGCGGTTCACGCTGACCTATGACCGCAGTGAGCCGACCGCTCCGACCACCGTGGTCGCCAAGTTCCCGTCGCCGGACGAGAAGAGCCGCGCGACCGGTGTCGCGGTGGGCACCTACGAGAAGGAGGCGCGCTTCTACCGCGACCTCGCCCGCACGGTCGACATCGCCATCCCGTTCTGCCACCGGGTCGAGCTCGACGAGGAGACCCGTCTGTCGACCCTGGTGTTCGAGGATCTCGCTCCCGCCGAACAGGGTGACCAGATCGCGGGGTGCACGGTCGAGGAGGCGGTGTTGGTGGTCGATCAGATGCCGGCATTGCACGCCCCCCTGTGGGGCGATCCGGCGTTGACCGACATCGGGTGGTTGCCTCCGCCGAGTGGCGATTCGGCCCGTGGGATCGCCGAGCTGTACTCCGCGCTGTGGCCGGGGTTCGTCGAGCGCTTCGGCGATCGCATGTCGACCGAGCTGCACGAGCTGGGTGCTCGCTTCGGTGACTCCCTGGCGGGCTGGGCGAGTCGCCGGGGAGCTGGTCCGCTCACCCTCGTCCACGGCGACTTCCGTCTGGACAACATCTTGTTCGGGGCGGGGGCCGGCGGGGACCGAGCGGTCACCGTGGTCGACTGGCAGACCGTGGCCGTCGGTGTCGGACCAGAGGATCTGTCCTACTTCCTGGGTGCCGGACTGGTGCCCGAGCTGCGCAGGACGGTGGAGGAGGATCTGGTGCGGCGGTACCACGAGGGGCTGCTCGAACGCGGGGTCGAGGGCTACTCGTGGGACGAGTGCTGGGACGACTACCGACGGTTCGCCTTCAGCGGGCTGCAGATGGCGGTGGTCGCGTCGATGATCGTCCGCGCCGACGAGCGCGGCGACGCGATGTTTCTCACCATGGCCGAGCGTCACACCTCCCAGGCGCTCGAACTCGGCGCCGAGGAGTTCCTCACCGGCCCTTAG
- the rpmE gene encoding 50S ribosomal protein L31, producing the protein MKTDIHPEYNEVEVHCSCGATFVTRSTATSLKVELCSECHPFYTGKQKLVDTGGRIDRFERRYGRRKQR; encoded by the coding sequence GTGAAGACCGACATCCACCCCGAGTACAACGAGGTCGAGGTGCACTGCTCGTGTGGTGCCACCTTCGTCACCCGCAGCACCGCCACGTCGCTCAAGGTCGAGCTGTGCAGCGAGTGCCACCCGTTCTACACAGGCAAGCAGAAGCTGGTCGACACCGGCGGTCGCATCGACCGCTTCGAGCGTCGCTACGGCCGGCGCAAGCAGCGCTGA
- the rho gene encoding transcription termination factor Rho, producing the protein MSDEAQALERSTLQKKDRAELVTIATAMGGKPGSRAKKADIIDLILELAGVPTEPDQAKVDQNGAADEAQNTGDGQGPGPASSTGDDAAAGDGSQGGGGAKGDRSDESSDKGRAGKEPADKDESKKPGDQGKGGGRSESRGRSDQQDQSKQKDQQNQKDQKQQDQKGQQDQSKQKGQQDQKDQQNQKDQQGDGGDGEPEPGNRRRRRRGRDRGGQDEGFQGEPVEVEGVLDLRDEGYGFLRVSSYLPSPDDVYVSVKQVRQFGLRKGDVVKGASRPASRNEKNPALMRIDAINGHDPEQVRSRPRFEDLTPLFPDSRLGLETDGDPYNMTARIIDLIAPIGKGQRGLIVAPPKAGKTYVMKQIVRSIETNTPDTELIVLLVDERPEEVTDMRRWVKHGEVAASTFDRPPEEHTQVAELVIERAKRMVESGTDVVVVLDGITRLARAYNLAAPQSGRVMSGGVDSSALYPPKKFFGAARNVEEGGSLTILATALVETGSRMDEVIFEEFKGTGNMELRLDRRLAERRIYPAIDVDSSGTRHEELLFTPKALQQVWKLRRVLSGMAADSGSNTSGIELLTDRMRTFKSNDAFLDEIAKGGTS; encoded by the coding sequence GTGAGCGACGAGGCCCAGGCCCTCGAACGGTCGACCCTCCAGAAGAAGGATCGGGCCGAGTTGGTGACGATCGCGACGGCGATGGGCGGCAAGCCCGGGTCGCGAGCCAAGAAGGCCGACATCATCGACCTCATCCTGGAGTTGGCCGGCGTGCCGACCGAGCCCGACCAGGCCAAGGTCGACCAGAACGGTGCCGCCGACGAGGCCCAGAACACCGGAGACGGCCAGGGCCCCGGGCCCGCATCCTCCACCGGCGACGACGCTGCGGCCGGTGACGGCTCCCAGGGCGGCGGTGGTGCCAAGGGCGACCGCTCCGACGAGTCGTCCGACAAGGGGCGAGCGGGCAAGGAGCCCGCCGACAAGGACGAGTCGAAGAAACCGGGCGACCAGGGGAAGGGGGGCGGCCGTTCCGAGTCCCGTGGTCGATCCGACCAGCAGGACCAGTCCAAGCAGAAGGACCAGCAGAACCAGAAGGACCAGAAGCAGCAGGACCAGAAGGGCCAGCAGGACCAGTCCAAGCAGAAGGGCCAGCAGGACCAGAAGGACCAGCAGAACCAGAAGGACCAGCAAGGTGACGGCGGCGACGGCGAACCGGAGCCCGGCAACCGGCGGCGACGGCGGCGCGGACGCGACCGCGGCGGCCAGGACGAGGGGTTCCAGGGTGAGCCGGTCGAGGTCGAGGGTGTCCTCGATCTGCGCGACGAGGGGTACGGCTTCTTGAGGGTGAGCAGCTACCTCCCCAGCCCCGACGACGTCTACGTGTCGGTGAAGCAGGTCCGGCAGTTCGGGCTCCGCAAGGGCGATGTCGTCAAGGGGGCGAGCCGGCCCGCCTCCCGCAACGAGAAGAACCCCGCCCTGATGCGGATCGACGCCATCAACGGCCACGACCCCGAACAGGTCAGGTCGCGTCCCCGTTTCGAGGACCTCACCCCGTTGTTCCCCGACTCGCGGCTCGGGCTCGAGACCGATGGCGACCCCTACAACATGACCGCCCGGATCATCGATCTGATCGCCCCGATCGGCAAGGGTCAGCGCGGCCTCATCGTCGCGCCCCCCAAGGCGGGCAAGACCTATGTGATGAAGCAGATCGTCCGCTCGATCGAGACCAACACTCCCGACACCGAGCTCATCGTGCTCCTGGTCGACGAGCGACCCGAAGAGGTCACCGACATGCGACGTTGGGTCAAGCACGGCGAGGTCGCGGCGTCCACCTTCGACCGTCCTCCCGAAGAGCACACCCAGGTGGCCGAACTGGTCATCGAGCGGGCCAAGCGCATGGTCGAGAGCGGTACCGACGTGGTGGTCGTTCTCGATGGCATCACCCGCCTGGCCAGGGCGTACAACCTCGCCGCCCCCCAGAGCGGCCGCGTCATGTCCGGCGGTGTCGACTCCTCCGCGCTGTACCCGCCCAAGAAGTTCTTCGGTGCGGCCCGCAACGTCGAGGAGGGCGGCTCGCTCACCATCTTGGCGACCGCGCTGGTCGAGACCGGCTCCAGGATGGACGAGGTCATCTTCGAGGAGTTCAAGGGCACCGGCAACATGGAGCTGCGCCTCGATCGGCGCCTGGCCGAGCGTCGCATCTACCCGGCGATCGACGTCGACTCCTCCGGTACCCGCCACGAGGAGCTGCTGTTCACCCCGAAGGCGCTCCAGCAGGTGTGGAAGCTGCGTCGGGTGCTGTCGGGCATGGCCGCCGACAGCGGCAGCAACACCAGCGGCATCGAGCTGCTCACCGATCGCATGCGCACCTTCAAGAGCAACGACGCCTTCCTCGACGAGATCGCCAAGGGCGGCACCTCCTGA
- a CDS encoding homoserine dehydrogenase, whose amino-acid sequence MSRPVRIGLLGCGNVGAAFVSLVRERAPEIEARYGIDLQIARVAVHNLSRERSVEFDDGILTHDSAEVVVDPDVDVVVELIGGIEPARGLILDALSARKPVITANKELLANLGAELYEAAADSGVDLLFEAAVAGGIPLIRPLRESLAGEDIGRVMGIVNGTTNYILGRMAEDWITFGEAVAEAQELGYAERDPTADIEGYDAGAKAAIIASIVFGTDVVAGDVYREGISDITPADLAFAERLGYVVKLLAIVERFDGGDGQELAVRVHPAMVPVSHPLASVRESFNAVFVEGGAVGDLMFYGRGAGGAPTASAVLGDVIDAALNLGQGRAATIARRTEVVIRPIDMLTSEYYINLEVADRPGALATVAGVFGEHGVSIRSMEQEGLGAEARLVFITHEAVEADVQTTLQTLRDLEVVDRVASVLRVVAGSTS is encoded by the coding sequence ATGAGTCGACCTGTACGAATCGGATTGCTGGGTTGCGGCAACGTGGGCGCCGCCTTCGTGTCGCTGGTCAGGGAGCGGGCCCCCGAGATCGAGGCCCGCTACGGCATCGACCTCCAGATCGCCCGGGTGGCGGTCCACAACCTGTCGCGCGAGCGCTCGGTCGAGTTCGACGACGGGATCCTCACCCACGACTCCGCCGAGGTCGTGGTCGACCCCGACGTCGACGTGGTGGTCGAGCTCATCGGCGGCATCGAGCCGGCCCGCGGGTTGATCCTCGACGCACTCTCGGCCCGAAAGCCGGTGATCACCGCCAACAAGGAGCTGCTCGCCAACCTCGGTGCCGAGCTCTACGAGGCCGCGGCCGATTCCGGTGTCGACCTGCTGTTCGAAGCGGCGGTCGCCGGCGGCATCCCGCTCATCCGCCCCTTGCGCGAGTCGCTCGCCGGCGAGGACATCGGCCGGGTCATGGGCATCGTCAACGGGACGACCAACTACATCCTCGGCCGCATGGCCGAGGACTGGATCACCTTCGGCGAGGCGGTGGCAGAGGCCCAGGAGCTCGGGTACGCCGAGCGTGACCCGACCGCCGACATCGAGGGCTACGACGCGGGGGCCAAGGCCGCCATCATCGCTTCCATCGTCTTCGGCACCGACGTGGTCGCCGGCGACGTCTACCGCGAGGGGATCTCCGACATCACCCCCGCCGACCTCGCCTTCGCCGAGCGGTTGGGCTATGTCGTGAAGCTGCTCGCCATCGTCGAGCGTTTCGACGGTGGCGACGGCCAAGAGCTCGCCGTGCGGGTCCATCCGGCGATGGTGCCGGTCAGTCATCCGCTGGCCTCGGTGCGTGAGTCGTTCAACGCGGTGTTCGTCGAGGGCGGTGCGGTCGGTGACCTCATGTTCTATGGCCGCGGCGCCGGTGGTGCCCCCACCGCCAGCGCCGTGCTCGGCGACGTCATCGACGCCGCGCTCAACCTCGGCCAGGGGCGGGCGGCCACCATCGCCCGTCGCACCGAAGTGGTCATCCGCCCCATCGACATGCTGACGTCGGAGTACTACATCAACCTCGAGGTGGCCGACCGGCCCGGAGCCCTGGCGACCGTCGCCGGAGTGTTCGGCGAGCACGGGGTGTCCATCCGCTCGATGGAGCAGGAAGGCCTCGGCGCCGAGGCGCGCTTGGTCTTCATCACCCACGAGGCCGTCGAGGCCGATGTGCAGACCACCCTGCAGACCCTGCGCGACCTCGAGGTCGTCGACCGCGTCGCCAGCGTCCTTCGGGTCGTGGCCGGTTCGACGTCTTGA
- the prfA gene encoding peptide chain release factor 1, with protein sequence MFERLESLEQEFDDLEARLADPAVIADQSIYTDLTRRYRELEAVVTRARALRSLQEDLSVLREMATEASGDDRAETRAEAETTEAEIERLTEELRGLMLPKDPNDDKNVILEIRGAEGGEEANLFARDLFEMYKGYAQRMGWAFEVLGTDVSDMGGFNEVTVLVKGDGVWSRLKHEGGVHRVQRVPVTESQGRVHTSSATVTVLPEAEEVDVEIDPNDLQVDVYRSSGPGGQSVNTTDSAVRITHKPTGVVVAMQDEKSQIQNRAKALQVLRSRLLKAEQDRQEAELSGQRRDQVGGGGRSEKIRTYNFKENRVSDHRIKLTLNKLDKVLAGELDDVSDALITDERARRLGDHETGR encoded by the coding sequence GTGTTCGAGCGTCTGGAGTCCCTGGAGCAAGAGTTCGACGACCTCGAGGCGCGCTTGGCCGACCCCGCCGTCATCGCCGATCAGAGCATCTACACCGATCTCACCCGGCGCTACCGCGAGCTCGAGGCCGTCGTCACCCGTGCGCGTGCGCTGCGTTCGTTGCAGGAGGATCTCTCGGTCCTGCGGGAGATGGCCACCGAGGCATCCGGCGACGATCGCGCGGAGACGCGAGCGGAGGCCGAGACCACCGAAGCCGAGATCGAGCGGCTCACCGAGGAGCTGCGGGGCCTCATGCTCCCCAAGGATCCCAATGACGACAAGAACGTCATCCTCGAGATCCGCGGGGCCGAAGGGGGCGAGGAGGCCAATCTGTTCGCCCGCGACCTGTTCGAGATGTACAAGGGCTACGCCCAGCGGATGGGTTGGGCCTTCGAGGTGCTCGGCACCGACGTGTCCGACATGGGCGGGTTCAACGAGGTCACCGTGTTGGTGAAGGGCGACGGGGTGTGGAGCCGGCTCAAGCACGAGGGTGGCGTGCACCGGGTGCAGCGGGTCCCGGTCACCGAGTCACAGGGCCGGGTGCACACGTCGTCGGCGACGGTCACGGTCCTGCCAGAAGCCGAGGAGGTCGACGTCGAGATCGACCCCAACGATCTGCAGGTCGACGTCTACCGCTCGTCGGGGCCGGGTGGTCAGTCGGTGAACACCACCGACTCGGCGGTGCGGATCACCCACAAGCCCACCGGCGTGGTCGTGGCGATGCAGGACGAGAAGAGCCAGATCCAGAACCGGGCCAAGGCGCTGCAGGTCCTGCGGTCCCGCCTGCTCAAGGCCGAACAGGACCGCCAGGAGGCCGAGCTGTCGGGACAACGACGCGACCAGGTGGGCGGAGGTGGTCGCTCCGAGAAGATCCGCACCTACAACTTCAAGGAGAACCGGGTCTCGGATCACCGCATCAAGTTGACGCTCAACAAGCTCGACAAGGTCCTGGCGGGCGAGCTCGACGACGTGAGCGACGCGCTGATCACCGACGAGCGGGCCCGCCGCCTGGGCGACCACGAGACCGGCCGCTGA
- the thrC gene encoding threonine synthase, producing the protein MGLGYLSTRGVAPELGFADVLLTGLASDGGLYVPARWPRLDVPTDAASYVDVAVAVMWPFVEGDIERGDFEQMVADTYATFDHPDVVPLTDLGDGLYLAELFHGPTLAFKDVALQLVGRLFDHVLAERGERVTIIGATSGDTGSAAIEALRDRDAIDVVILHPEGRVSEVQRRLMTTVDAPNIRNVSIDGTFDDCQDLVKAMFADEPFRSQQRLSAVNSINFARIMAQTVYYVTSQRRLGGGPVSFAVPTGNFGNVFSGYGAMRMGLPIRQLVVGSNSNDILTRFFATGTMAMQPVEETISPAMDIQVSSNLERLLFELNGRDGAALADLMAQFRAEGTVTFPIELLDRLSETFSGARFDDDETSATISAVLDATGVLIDPHTAIGVAAARAGRVDPSVPMVVLGTADPAKFPEAVEAATGVHPNLPPRLADLFDRPERLDHLPDDLAAVEAYVAEFTARH; encoded by the coding sequence ATGGGGCTCGGCTACCTCAGCACCCGAGGCGTTGCCCCCGAGCTGGGGTTCGCCGACGTCCTGCTCACCGGCCTGGCCTCCGATGGCGGCTTGTACGTCCCCGCCCGGTGGCCGAGGCTCGACGTGCCCACCGACGCGGCCAGCTACGTCGACGTGGCGGTCGCGGTGATGTGGCCCTTCGTCGAGGGCGACATCGAGCGCGGCGACTTCGAACAGATGGTCGCCGACACCTACGCCACCTTCGACCATCCCGATGTGGTACCTCTCACCGACCTCGGCGACGGTCTGTACCTCGCCGAGCTGTTCCACGGTCCGACGCTGGCGTTCAAGGACGTGGCCCTGCAACTGGTCGGTCGCTTGTTCGATCACGTGCTGGCCGAGCGTGGCGAACGGGTCACCATCATCGGTGCCACCTCGGGCGACACCGGATCGGCGGCCATCGAGGCGTTGCGCGACCGCGACGCCATCGACGTGGTCATCCTCCACCCCGAGGGCCGGGTGTCGGAGGTCCAGCGACGGCTCATGACCACCGTCGACGCTCCGAACATCCGCAACGTCTCGATCGACGGCACCTTCGACGACTGCCAGGACCTGGTCAAGGCGATGTTCGCCGACGAGCCGTTCCGTTCGCAGCAGCGGCTGTCGGCGGTGAACTCCATCAACTTCGCTCGGATCATGGCCCAGACCGTCTACTACGTGACGTCCCAACGACGCCTCGGCGGCGGACCGGTGTCGTTCGCGGTTCCCACGGGCAACTTCGGCAACGTGTTCTCGGGCTACGGGGCCATGCGCATGGGGCTCCCGATCCGCCAGCTGGTGGTGGGGTCGAACAGCAACGACATCCTCACCCGCTTCTTCGCCACCGGCACCATGGCCATGCAACCGGTGGAGGAGACCATCAGCCCAGCCATGGACATCCAGGTGTCGAGCAACCTCGAGCGGCTCCTGTTCGAGCTCAACGGGCGTGACGGCGCCGCCCTCGCCGACTTGATGGCCCAGTTCCGGGCCGAGGGCACCGTCACCTTCCCGATCGAGCTGCTCGACCGGTTGTCCGAGACCTTCAGTGGCGCCCGCTTCGACGACGACGAGACCTCGGCGACGATCTCGGCCGTGCTCGACGCCACCGGCGTGCTGATCGACCCGCACACCGCCATCGGTGTGGCGGCCGCCCGCGCCGGTCGCGTCGATCCCTCGGTGCCCATGGTGGTGCTGGGCACCGCCGACCCGGCCAAGTTCCCCGAAGCCGTCGAGGCCGCGACCGGTGTGCACCCCAACCTCCCGCCCCGCCTGGCCGACCTGTTCGACCGACCCGAGCGTCTCGACCACCTGCCCGACGACCTCGCTGCCGTCGAGGCCTACGTGGCCGAGTTCACCGCCCGCCACTGA